Genomic segment of Candidatus Woesearchaeota archaeon:
GTTGCCGATGATGGTGACTGTTTCGTCTGCTGAGATGGTTTTTTTCGCGGCGAGGCCTTCTCTGCAGAACGCGATGCTGAGGAATGGTTGTTTGAGATAGTAGGTGTTGGTTGGCTTTCCCGGGCCGTTTGGTTCTTTTGCTTCTTTCCAGATATAGCCGTATGCTTCGAGAAGGGTGATTTGTTGAAGGACGTTTGCAGGTGTTGTTTTTGTAGCTTTTGCGAGCTCTGCAGGGGTTCGGGGCTGTTCAGCGATGAGGCTTAAGAGTCGCCATTTTGCTGGTGAGAGGATGTCTTGGTCTTTCATTCTCTTTCTTTGTTGTTTGCTTGTCGCTATTTTTTTTGGATGTCTTGTGTTACGTC
This window contains:
- a CDS encoding ArsR family transcriptional regulator: RNTRHPKKIATSKQQRKRMKDQDILSPAKWRLLSLIAEQPRTPAELAKATKTTPANVLQQITLLEAYGYIWKEAKEPNGPGKPTNTYYLKQPFLSIAFCREGLAAKKTISADETVTIIGNIFSWNQNKDWDVLIRLMWQHDDLTGPAHGVYIINTKTSGLDILVITDNVEEVRKKKSTITITDSKGNTHTISVWSHTPQEIRDGLARKEDYFINLTKKPHTLKDPANILQTIKEETHART